The Polyangium aurulentum genomic interval GCGATCGGCACGCCGGGCGGCATCCCGTCCGCGTCCGCCAGAAGCGAGGCGTCGGGGGGCGTGGGCGCGGGGACGTGGGGCGGGGCGGGATCGACGGCTTTGACCGCGGATGTCGGCGGCTCGGTGCCGTCTTTCGGCGGAGCGATCACGCGCTCCATCGGCGGCGGCGTCGTGATGCGCCGCGCGGCGAGCGTGAAGCTGCTCGGTTTACCGCGTCGGCGCGGGCGCGGCTGCGCGCGAACCCGATCGCCGTCACCTCCTGCGTCCGGCGCCGCCGAGCCCACGCGATGCGAGGCCGAGCGCAGGCGGATGCGCGCGAGCGCCACCGCGCCCGCCTGCGCAGACATGGCCTTCGACAGCTCGGGGTCCGCGCAGAGCGGTCGCGTGTCGCTGCCGAGGTCGAGGTTGCGCGTGATCACGAGCGCGTAAACCATCCAGCGCAGCGTCTCCGCCTTTCCGATGCTCCCTTCGAGCAGCGAGGCGAGCGGCTGCGGATGCCGGCGGATGCGCTCGAGCAGCGACAGCTCCTCGGGCGTGGCCCCGAAGCGCCCGACGGTCGCGCTCGCGTGCACGCGGATCACCGTGCTGCCGAGGCGCTCGAGCGTGGCGTCCATCCGCGTCGAGCGATCTGCGTGCTCGCGGATCCCCGTCCACAGCACCGCGAGCGGATGCGTGCACGCGGGCGGAGCGGCGTCGTCGACGAGCTCGGTGAGCCCGTTGAAGTACTGGTAGGTCGTCTCCGGCGGCAGCGCGAACAGGCGCGTCATGCGCAGCATGAACTGGCGCTCGGCGGTTCGCTCGAGGGTGTCGCGCTCGACGCAACCCGCGAGCAGGAGCGCGTCGCCGAGCAGGCCGTGCATGCTGAGCGCGCCTTCGAGCGTGGGCGCGTCGATCACGCCCGCGTCGACGAGCAGCTCGCCGAGGCGCGCGTACCCGTCGCCCGGATGCACCTTCACGGGCGCGCCGGCCTCGAGGCGGACGCGGTGCTCGGCGCCCGAGGGCTCGCGCAGAACGAGCGCCCCGGTGAGCTGCTTGTCGAGCACGTAGACGAGCAGGTGAGCGAAGGGCGTGCGTCCGAGATCGCCTTCTGCCGTAGGAAGGACCTCGGTAGGCATACGCGATCAAACTACCACGAGCTTCGAGGAGGGTTGCAATGTTCGGGCGACCCTCGAGAGCGTGGGGCGGCTCCGCGGGCGAACCTTCCATCGTGCTCGAAAAATTTGCCTTGCGGACATGACGCGGGAGCGCCGGACCCGGGCGGGCAGGGGTGCTAGGGTGGCGCATGCCGCGCGGCCACGTGCTCGTCGTCGACGACGAGCCCTCGATCCTGACCACGCTCCAGAAGGCCCTCGCGCTCGAGGGCTACACCGTGGATGTCGCCGGCGGCGTCCGCGTCGCCGAGGAGAAGCTCGCGAAGAAGAGCTACGACATCGCGCTCTTCGACGTCGCCCTTCCCGACGGCGACGGCGTCTCGCTCTTGCGCCAGGTGCGCGCGACGGGCTCGGATTTGCCCGTCGTCATGATGAGCGGGCACGCCTCGATCGACGCGGCCGTGCAGGCGACGCGGCTCGGCGCGCTCGACTTCCTGGAGAAGCCGCTCTCGACCGATCGGCTGCTTCTCGTCCTCGAGAACACGCTGCGGCTCGTGCGCGCAGAGGCCGAGGCGCGCGCGCTCAAGGCGCAGACCGGGCAGATAGGCGAGCTCATCGGCGAGAGCCGCGCGATGGTGTCGTTGCGCGAGCAGATCGCGCGGGCGGCGAAGGCGAGCGCGACGGTGCTCGTGACGGGCGAGCGCGGCACGGGCAAGGAGCTGGTGGCGCGGGCGATCCACCTCGCGAGCAAGCGGGCGAAGGGCGCGCTCGAGAAGATGAACTGCGCGGCGATCCCGAGCGAGCTCATCGAGAGCGAGATGTTCGGCCACGAGGCCGGCGCGTTCACGGGAGCGACCAAGCAGCGTCGGGGCAAGTTCGAGCGGGCGAGCGGGGGCACGCTCTTCCTCGACGAGGTCGGCGACATGCCGATGCCGATGCAGGCGAAGCTCCTGCGCGTGCTCCAGGAACGCGAGATCGAGCGCGTGGGCGGGCACGAGACGATCAAGGTCGACGTGCGCGTCGTCGCGGCGACCAACCGTGATCTCGAGGCGGCGTCTCAGAAGGGCGAGTTCCGGCCGGACCTCTACGATCGCCTGAACGTCGTGCCCCTCGCCTTGCCGACCCTGCGCGCGCGTCGCGAGGACGTGCCGCTGCTCGCGCGACATTTCTTGAGCCTCGCGATGGCGGCGAACGACAGGCCGGGGATGACGCTGACCCAGGGGGCGATCGAGCTTCTGTCCGGCTACGGCTTTCCGGGCAACGTGCGGGAGCTGCGCAACCTGATCGAGCGGCTCGTGATCTTGACGCCGGACGCGCAGATCGACGCCGAGGACGTGCGGGTTTGTCTGGGCGGCGCAGCGGCGGCGACGCCGACGGGGCTGTTCCGGCCGGGGACGCCGTTCCGGGTGCTGTCGGAGGAGGCGGAGCGGCGCATTCTGGAGGAGGCGCTCCTGCACCACGGCGGACAGATGGCCGCGACGGCGCGCGGGCTCGGGCTCGAGCGGAGCCACCTTTACAAGAAGTGCAAGGCGCTCGGGCTGCGCGGGGACAAGAGCGAGGCCGAGGACGAATAGCGGCTAGAAATACCCGTGGATCGTGAGGTTCAGGCTCCGGTCGAGGAGGGCCGTCCTGCGATTCGGCGCGTCGCTCTGCTCCCAGTAGACGAATTCGAGCAGGGCTTGCAGGTAATCGTTCACGTTGGCCTGGATGCCCGGCTGGTGCATGATCTCCGAGATGCCGAGGTCGCCGTAGCGCACCCCGCTCAGGTTGTAGCGGGCCGCGAGCTTCCAGAAGCGCACCTCGCCGCCGGCGAGAAAATACGTATTGCTCGCGGAGGCGCGCCCCGGGCTGCCCGGGTCCGTGGGCGGCGTCGGTGGAACGGTCTCGATCGGGTATTCGGTCACGTGCTGCCCCATCTGATGCAGCACCTCTGCCCAGAGGCTCACCGGACCCAGGTTGGTCGACACGTCGGCCGCGAATCGGTAGACGTCCTGCGGGCCCACCGGCTCGGGCAGATCGGCCTGGAAGTATTGCCCCGACAACCCGAGCGTGACGTTGTAGTCCTTGCTCCAGAAATACGCGGGCTCGACGCGGCCGACCAGCGCGTGGCGCTTGCGCGCGCCCGGGATGCTGATGGTGTCGCGACCGACGTAGGAGCCGTTCGTGCGGCCGTCGACCAGGAAATACTGGCCGTAGTAGCCGAGCCGCAGGCCCGTCTCGAGGCCCACCGAGCCCTCGGCCGACAGGCCGTAGTTCGGGTCGAGCTTGATGCCGTCGTAGAAATGGATGGGACCGTAAAACGAGTTGTCCCAGAGCAGGCCGAGGCGGCTGTACGTCTTGCCGGCCTTCAGGGTCACGTAGCGGCTGTTGTAATAGAAAAAGCCCTCCTCGAGCCAGGCGGTTCCGTCGTAGAACTCGCGCATCTTCGTGTCGCGCACGCTGGCGTTGAAGAAGAGGCCGACGGGGCCGTACGAGCCGTCGAAGTTCAGGTGCGCGACCTGGAGGCGCACGAATTCGCGCTCGTTCGGGACCGTGAAGGGCTGGTAATAGAAGAGCCACGCGCCGCCGTGGATCTCGATCTCGAGCTTGGTGGGCTCGGGCTTCGGGGGCGGCGGGGGCGGGGGCGGCTCCACCTTCTGCGGGGCTTCGGCTTGCGGCGGCTGCCCGGCCGGGGGCGTGCCGTCCTTCCCATCGGGCTCGCCCTCTTTCTTCGGCGGCTTGTCGGGCTGCTTGGGCTTCGGCTTGTCGGGCTGTTTGGGCTTCTTCTTGCCCGTGGCCGCGGGGCTCGAGGGCCGCTTGGGGTTCGTGGTGATGCCCTGCGCCCCCGCCCTGGCCGTGATCAAGAGCAGGCAGGCGGCCGAAACAAGTCTGACGATCGCTCGCATGCCCGTCCCCTCACGCCCTCGCGCGGCTCCCGAAGATACCCCATCGGGCCGCGTTCCGGAACTCGCTTGACAAGGACGGTGCGATCGTGCAAAAAGCCCGGCTCTCAGCTCTGGTGAGGTAGCCAAGCGGTTAGGCAACGGTTTGCAAAACCGTCATACGCGGGTTCGAATCCCGTCCTCACCTCCAGTATCCTCAGAACCAGCCGTCTGCCTCGGCCTTCGCGACGAGCGCATCGACGAGCTTCTCCACCGCCGCAAGCTCGCTCGCACGCAGCGCAGGCGCCTTGCGACCCACCTCGAGCGTCGCGGCGAGCCTGCGGTGCACGAGCACCGGCAGCATGAAGGCGGCCTCGCAGGCCACGCCGAGCTGGAGCATGCGCGCGCACAGCGCCTGCCCCGCGGGCCCGGGCGAGGGCTCGGCCACGATGCTGCTGCCCACCGCGGCCGCGGTCATCACCGGATCGAGCATGCTCGTGGGCTGGCCCAGCATATCGCGCCCGAAAGCGCCGTGCGCGTAGAGGATCATCGCGCCGTCGGGCCGCACCACGTGCACGAGCGCCGCATCGGCGCGCGCGCGCAGGACCGCGGCGTTCATCAGGAGCAGGAGCGCGTCGTCGAGGTCCGCCGCGCCCGCAAAGGCGTCGGCAGGCATGATCTCGTCCGGAAACACCGGCCGGCCAGGCTCGGTGATGTCGTCGGTCATGCCCGGGATGGTCTCGGGCGCGCGGACGAAGCGCTGCGTGGGCACGCCGGAGTCGACCGACACGATCGCGATCTCCGAAAGCGGCCGCCATACTTTCCACGCCTCGTGGCGCACGAAGCTCTCGAGCGGCACCTTGCCCGCCTCGATGCCGCGCGCAATGAGCTCGAGGTTCACGGGCCCCACGGCGTTGGCGCCGTCGGACACGTACCATCGGTCACCGATGCTAGGGTCGATTCCGCCGGACTCGGCCAGCATCTTCACGGATCGCATGACGGGCGGGAATCTAGGTGGTTAGCGCATTGTGTCAAGGAAGTGAACGCATCGGCGGCGACGGATCTGTTGCATGAAAGCGGATAACCAGGATCTGGGCGGGAGCGTGCGCGGGGCGACACAGGGAATTTCAGGCACGGTGTACCTCGTGGGGGGCGGGCCTGGAGATCCGGGGCTGCTCACATTGCGAGGGGCAGAGCTGCTCGGGACCGCGGACGTGGTGCTGCATGACGAGCTGATCCACCCGTCGCTGCTCGACCTCGCGCGGCCTGGGGCATTGGTGCGGTCGGTGGGCAAGCGCGGGTCGGACCGCGAATCGAAGCAGGCCAAGCAGGAGGCGATCGAGGCGGAGCTCGTCTTGCACGCGCGCGCGGGAAAGCGCGTCGTGCGGCTCAAGGGGGGCGACCCGTTCCTGTTCGGGCGCGGATCCGAGGAGGCCGAGGCCCTCGTGCGGGCCGGAATTCCCTTCGAGGTCGTGCCCGGGGTGGCCTCGCCGCTCGCGGCCACGGCATACGCGGGAATCTCGCTCACGCATCGTGATTTCGCCTCGAGCGTGATCCTCGTGAGCGGGACGGGCCGGAGCGGCGAGCGCTTCGATTGGAGCGAGATTGCGTCGGTGAAGGGCACGGTGGCCGTGCTCATGGGCATGCACAACCTGGGCGAGGTCATCGCGGGGCTCATGGGCCCGGGCAGGCGCGATCCGGCGACGCCGGCGGCGGTCATTCAATGGGGGACGCGGGCCGAGCAGCGGGTCGTCGAGGGCAGGCTCGAGGAGATCGCGGGCAATGCGCGGGCGGAGGGCATCGGCAGCCCCGGCATTCTGGTGGTGGGCGCGGTGGCGTCGCTGCGCCGGAGCTTGCGGTGGTTCGATACGAGGCCGCTCTTCGGCAAGCGGGTCCTGCTCGTGCGGCCAAAAGGCCAGGCGGGGGCGACCGCGCGGCAGATCCGGCAGCGCGGGGCGGAGGCGATCGAATGGCCGGCGATCGAGATCGCCCCGCCGCCGGATCCCGCGCGCGTCGAGCGGCTCGTGGGTGAGATGGGCGATCACGACGTGGTCGCGTTCACGAGCGAAAATGGCGTGGAGAAGCTCTTCGAGGCGATCGACGCCGCGGGCAAGGACGCGCGCGTCTTCGGGCGGAGCGCGATTGCGGCGATCGGGACGGGCACGGCGGCGGCGCTCGCCGCACGCGGCATCCGCGCGGACATCGTGCCGCCCAAGGATTTCCGGGGCGAGGGGCTGGCCGATGCGATCCTCGCGCACGCGGAGGTGGCGAAGCGTTTGTCGGAAGGAAAGGCCGTGCGGGTCGCGATCCCGCGGGCGCTCGTGGCGCGCGAGGCGTTGCCAGAGATCTTGCGCGCGGCCGGCTGCGCGGTGGACGTGGTGCCGGTCTACGAGACCCGAAAAGCCTCGCCCGAGCGGCGCGCCCAGCTCGTGAGAATGGTGGAGGACAAACGGATCGACGTCGTCCTCTTGACCGCGAGCAGCACGGTCGACGGGCTTTGCGACGCGCTCGGAGAGGACGCCGCGAGGCTCCTCGGGGGCGTCGCGCTCGCGAGCATCGGGCCGATCACCACGGCGACCGCCGAGAAGCGCGGCCTGTCCGTGGCCGTGACGGCCGAGGTGAGCACGCTCGGGGGCCTCATCGAGGCGGTGGAGCGCCACTTTGCAGGATCGTCCGCCGGATCCCGAGGCGCTTCTCGATGAGCCCCACGTAATCGTCCGACACGTCGTTCAAAATCGCGCGCAGCCCGAGCTTGCGCGCCGCGTCCCCGGTCGTGCCCGAGCCCGCCATGGGATCGAGCACGAGGTCGCCGGGCTTCGTCGTCATGCGATAGAGCGGCTCGAAGACGCTCACCGGCTTCTGCGACGGGTGCCCCGTCTGCTCGGATTTACGGATGAACCCGATGATCAGGGGCTCCTCGATGACGCTGGTCGGCCCTGGCATGTACCTGAGCTTGCCCTGCGCCTTCTTTTCGAGCTGCGCCTCGTTCAAGAAATGCTCGGGATGGAGCGTCGCATCCGGGCGCGTGAGGTGCAGGCAAGCCATCTGGCTCGAGCGCCAGCCGCGGATCACCGAGGGGTTGTTCTTGTAATACCAGGTCAACCAGCAGCCGAGGGAGAGCGGGGGCGGGATGCGCTCGACGAACTGGGCGATGATTTCGGGGAAACCCCACAAGAACACGTGCGGCGACACGGCGCCGGCGAGGGTGAGGAGGCGGAGGATGTAATCGCGGTAATCGGCCCGCTGGCCGCCGACGCCCTTGTTGTACCAGGGATCGAGCATGGTCACCGCAGGTGAAAGGCGCGAGGCAGCGGCGAGCTGCAAGACGTGCTCGACGTCCGAGGGCTCGAGGACGAGCGATTGGCCGGCCGATAGCTGGCTCGCGGCCGTTTCGAGCGTCGTGCTCACGCCCCTCACCCGAAGATCTTCTCCCGCGCCTCGCTCGCGATCGCCGCGACGGCCGGGTTCTTGATGCGCCGCTCGGCGGTGATTGCGTAAAACCTCTCCCGCACCGCCTCCGTGCGGCCGAGGACGCGCAGCCCGAACTGGTCCTTCACCTCCTTCTCGATCACCGAAGGCGCCGCCAGCGCGCCCGCCCCCGCCTGGCCGAAGACCTTCATGAGCGCGCTGTCGTCGAATTCGCCGACCACCCGCGGCTGCACCCGCTCCTGCTCGAACCATTGCTCGAGCGAACGCCGGAGGGTCGTCCCCTCGCCGGGCATCAAGAAGGGCGCCCCGTCGAGGACCGCCGGAAACCCGCGCTTGGTCTCGAGCGCGAGCCCCGGCGCGGCGAAGATGCTCGAGCCGCACTCGCCGAGCAGGTGATTGTAAACCTTGGTCTTCGTCCCGGCCCCCGCCGGCGCGTCGCTCAGCACCATGTCGAGGTTGTGCAGCGACAGCTCCGCGATCAGCTTGTCCGGTTTGTCTTCATTGCACACAATCCGCACCGGATCGGCGAGGTGCAGCGCGGGCTCGAGCAGCCGGTGCGCGATGAGCTTCGGCAGCACGTCCGCCACGCCCACGACGAACCGCAGGGGCCGTCCTGTCGGACGGCCCTTCACCGTGTCCTGCAGCTCGCGCCCGAGCTTGAAGATCTCCTCGGCGTAGCCGAATACCACGCGCCCCACCTCGGTCAGGACGAGGTTGCGGCCGCTGCGCGCGAAGAGCTTCTCGCCGAGCGCCTCCTCGAGCACCCGGATCTGACCGCTGATCGTGGGCTGCGCGAGCCGCAGCTCCTGGCTCGCGCGCGCGATGCTCCCCTCGCGCGCGACTACCCAGAAATACAGCAAGTGATGGTAGTTGAGCCACTCCACGCTCGCAGTATAGCCGCGAGGTTTCCAGCGTGTCGCGCGCGATCGTTCGAGGTCGAACTATTCGATCCGGATCGGGTTCGACACGATCCACAGGCTCTCGCGGATGTACTTCTCGCCCCCGAAGCCGAGGTAGGGCAGCAAATGCCGCGGCGTGATGCGCACCTCGACGCGGTAGATCCCGGGCTCGGCGCTCGGGATCTCGAAGACCCCGCCCTGCGCGATCGGCTCGTCGAACACGGCCTTGCGAGCGCCGCCGGCGATACGAAAGACGCGCATCGACAGCTCGGGCGCGGTCACCGCCGGATCGGGGTCGAAGAGCTTGGGCGCCTGCACGAAGATCTTCGCGCCCGCGGCCGCTTTGCCGCCCATCTCGACCGTTTCGCTCCCCGACGTCGCGTGGAAATCGAAGCCCGCGGGCACGCCCAGGACCTCGAACGCCACGTAGCTCCTGCCCGCAGCGAGCGCCCCCTTCACCGACGCCGGCGTGACCTCGCCCGGGACGAGCACGATATTCGAGAAAAACCGCATCAAACGACGATAGCTATCGCCCCGCTCGCCGTCGCGCATGATGCCGGGCAAGGTGTTCTCGTGGACGTCCGTGCCCGCCACGCCCGTCACGTGGCGCGTGGCGAGCATCGCGTCCCAGCGCTCGCCATAAATGGGCAGATCCTCGAAGAACCCGAGCAGCGTGAGATCGGGCTCGGGCGCGTCCTCGTCGAGGCGCGTGAAAGGCAGGATGCCCGCCGCCGCCGCGAGGCCGTCGAGGCCCAGGGAATCCTCCCGGATGTCGGGGTCGATCGCCGCGTGCAGGTTGTAGACCTCGATTCCATCGAACGGAATCGCGGCGAGCCATTCCGGCGTGCGCGACTCGGTGTGCGCGGTCATGAGCAGCGCGCCGGCCGCGTGCATCGCCTCCGCGGCGGCCGGTTCGTCGGACTTGTACGTGGTCCGCCGCGCCTCCGCGTCGCCCGGCACGTGCCGCTCGAGCCCGATCGGCATGAGCGCATTCTCGGTCCCTGCCGTGACGAGCACCCGGCGCCCATCCCCGCAGGAGACGTAATTGCCAATCGGCGCCCCGTCCGCGCCCTTGATCGGCTCGTCGCCCTCGCCGATGTAGAGCAGGTCCTCGAATTTGGCGTCCGACATGAAGTCGGCGTGGTCGGTCAGGAAAACGAAATCCTCGGCCGCGTCGCAGATGCCCCGGCGCAGGTTCGCCGTGCACGTCGGGTCGGGCTTGCCGGCGGCGTCGAGGCCGTGATCGTCGCAGGCGTCGTGCGAGTAGGGCGAGTGGCTGTGAATGATGCCGCGCGCCTGCACGAAGCCACGCACGGGCGGAAGCGCGTCCTTCGTGGGCACGGCGAGCTTTTGCCAGGCCCGCGGCTGCGCGGGGGCCGGCGGAGGGGTCTCTCCGGAGCAGCCAGCGAGGAGGAGCGATGCGAGAGCGAGGGAACGAATCGGGGCATTCATCGCCCCATGATAAATGCAATCGCCCCGATCACCGCCGCTTCGCGAGCGCTTCGCGATCGGCCACGATGAGCCGCCGCCCCATGACGTCGAGCAGCCCCTCGCGCCGCAAAGCGCCGAGCGTGAGCGTCACCGTCTCGCGCGTCGAGCCGATCGCCTGCGCGATCTCGAGGTGCGTGATCGGCGCCGAGATCAAGGTCCCCTTGGGCGAGGGCACGCCCCAGCGCTCCGCCGACCGCAAAAGAAACTCGGCGAGCCGGCCCTCGACGTCGCGGAAAAGGAGCGACTCGATCCGATCCTCGGTCTCGCGCTGCCGCGAGAGCATCACCCCCACGACCGCGAGCCCGAGCGCCGTGTCATTCGCGAGATAGCCGCGAATCGCGTCGATCGGCACGCGCACGACCTCGCTCTCCTCCATGGCGACGGCGCTCTCCTCGTGCTTGTCGGCGCCCGCGAGGCACGCCTCGCCGAGCAGATCGCCGCTGCCGCGATAACCGAGCGGCACGAGCTGCCCGTCCGCAGTCGTGCGCTCGAGCCGCGCTCGCCCACGCCCGAGCACCGCGAGCGAGGTCACCGGCAACCCTTGCTGCACGAGCGGCCCGCCGCCCGGGATGATCTCGATCTGCGCCACCTCGGCGGCCTCCTCGCAGGTGGCGCGGGAGGCCTTTTCGAAGAGCCCGCAGAGCTTCAGCGCACGCTGGATCCTGACTCTGGGGGCATCCACGGACGCACGTCGGACATCCATGCTGGTAACCATGACTTGATGTCTAGATTACCAGCTTTGCGAGGTGGATGGCTGAAAAGTCAGCGACCGCCGACGGAGACGACGATGTCGCGGTGGAGGGCGGTCTCGGCTTCCCGGACGAAATCCTGGAAGGGAGCGTAGGCGTCAGGCTGGACGCGGCCGGCGGGGATGTTGATGGCGCGCTCGAAGACGAGCGTGTCCTGCTCGACGCGATCGCTGACCGTCGCGGTGCGAACGCCGTCCTTGGCGGCCGAGGCGGCGAGCGAGGACGTGACGCGCGCGCCACCCGGCAGCTTGACCCGCAGCTTCACCACCGAGAACAGCGACGACTGCTCGGAGATGTAGAGCGGCGTCTCGCGCGAGGGCAGGGCCGCGAGCGGCGCGAGGCGAAGCGCGAAGGGCGGAGAGATGACGATCTCGCCGCCGCGAACGCGCGCGAAGTCGTGCATCTCGAGGTCCATCGACAGGACGAGCGGCGCGTCGAGGTCGCCCGCGTTCTTCACCTCGAGCGAGCGAAGGCGCGCGCCGGGCAGAGCCTGGCCGATGAGCTTGGACTCGATGACCTCCTCGCGCTGCGCGTCGGGAAGGGTCTCGAGCGCGGTGCGGAGCATGATCGCGAACTTGCCCTCGAAGCGCTGCTCGAGCTTGAGCGTCGCCGAGCCGTCGGTGGCGAGCTCCACCGTGCCCTCGTAGGTGACGCCGTCCTTCGAGCCCGCCGTGGGCGTCGTCTCGCGCGGCGCCTTCTGCGCGAGCACCACCGCAGGCTGGCCGCGCAAGGAGCTGGGCAGGTAGCCGTAGGGCGCGAACTTGTCGCGCACGATCATCCAGCGCACGCCCTTCTCGGTCTTCACGCGGACGGCGAGCGCGTTGAACGACTCGGCCTCGCTGAGCCGACCGCGCGGCGGCGCCGTGAGCCTGTCGCGCACCATGCCGAGCGAGGCGTCGATGCCGAGCAGCCGGCACAGATACAGGAACGCCTCGGTGCGATTGCCGCTCTTGCCCGTCACGACGCGGCGGCCGTCGCCCTCGCGCCCGGCCTCCACGTTCGCGAGCACCCAGCGGTAGATGCGCCGCGCTTGCTCGTCGATCGACTTGGGCCGAGGCGCCTTCTCGCCGTCGCCCGACGCGCCCGTGACGATCTGCTCCGCGATGCGGACCAGGCGCGGATCGCGCGGCGTCTCGTCCGAGGCCGCGTCGACCATGCGCGCGATCGTGTCCTCGAGGTCGATGCCCCAGCCGACGCGCACGTTGGGCAAGAACTCCTGCGTCGGCGCGCTCGCCGGCTCCTCGGGAAGCGCGGGGCTCTTGTCGACGCGGAAGCGGCGCACGACGAAGGCGCCGTTCTCCTTGATCTCGGGCGACGGGACGGCGCCGCCGACCTCGATGTCGAGCGAGCGGTTCTTCGGCGAGATGACCACGTACTCGCTGCGGAAGTAGGGGATCTTCTCCTCGCGGAAGAACCAGCGCGGACCCTCGAACGAGCGCCCTCCGCGACCGTCGCCTCGCAGCGCGTAGAGCGTCTGCGTCTCGATGTAGTCGCCCACCTCGAGGTGCGGCATCGTCACCGTGGGTTTGTCGGCGATGAACTCCGGCTCGAGGATGCGGCCGTCCTTCTTGATGGTGCGCAGCTTGAGGATCAGGCCCTGCGGCAGGCGCTGCTCGGCGTGCTGCTCGATGGCCTCCTGCGACTGGATGCCGATGATCTCGTGCTCGAGCATGCGCGCGGTGCCGTCCGCGTGGATCCAGATCGCGGCGTAGTCGAGGACGCGCGCCGCCGTGCCCGGCATGCTCACGCCCGACGCCTCGAAGTCGGCGATGACCTTCTTGCTGTCGATCTGGTAGGGCGTCAGCTCGGTCGTCCCCTCGACCAGCTCGATCGCCTCGCGCAGCGCGCCCGTGTCGGCGCCGGTCTGGATCGCCTCGACGAGCGCCTTGCGCAGCGCGCTCCTGTCGCCCGACGAGAGCTTGGCGTCCGCGAGCGCGAGGCGCGCGGCGGCGTCGTTCGGGTCCTTCTCGACGGCGCGCTCGAGCGCCGCCATCGACTCGGTGCGCGCGCCGGCGCG includes:
- a CDS encoding tetratricopeptide repeat protein yields the protein MPTEVLPTAEGDLGRTPFAHLLVYVLDKQLTGALVLREPSGAEHRVRLEAGAPVKVHPGDGYARLGELLVDAGVIDAPTLEGALSMHGLLGDALLLAGCVERDTLERTAERQFMLRMTRLFALPPETTYQYFNGLTELVDDAAPPACTHPLAVLWTGIREHADRSTRMDATLERLGSTVIRVHASATVGRFGATPEELSLLERIRRHPQPLASLLEGSIGKAETLRWMVYALVITRNLDLGSDTRPLCADPELSKAMSAQAGAVALARIRLRSASHRVGSAAPDAGGDGDRVRAQPRPRRRGKPSSFTLAARRITTPPPMERVIAPPKDGTEPPTSAVKAVDPAPPHVPAPTPPDASLLADADGMPPGVPIAPEGQPDAALPAHALYRLATARLAERDLSGALQACQLAREIDPTQADYAALAVWIRSLLGGADLAARVGELDALLDACADHVQALFYRGFLRRRIGDEPGAERDLRRALEIDPTHRDAARELKRLELGQPATRPSGLYKQRS
- a CDS encoding sigma-54-dependent transcriptional regulator, with translation MPRGHVLVVDDEPSILTTLQKALALEGYTVDVAGGVRVAEEKLAKKSYDIALFDVALPDGDGVSLLRQVRATGSDLPVVMMSGHASIDAAVQATRLGALDFLEKPLSTDRLLLVLENTLRLVRAEAEARALKAQTGQIGELIGESRAMVSLREQIARAAKASATVLVTGERGTGKELVARAIHLASKRAKGALEKMNCAAIPSELIESEMFGHEAGAFTGATKQRRGKFERASGGTLFLDEVGDMPMPMQAKLLRVLQEREIERVGGHETIKVDVRVVAATNRDLEAASQKGEFRPDLYDRLNVVPLALPTLRARREDVPLLARHFLSLAMAANDRPGMTLTQGAIELLSGYGFPGNVRELRNLIERLVILTPDAQIDAEDVRVCLGGAAAATPTGLFRPGTPFRVLSEEAERRILEEALLHHGGQMAATARGLGLERSHLYKKCKALGLRGDKSEAEDE
- a CDS encoding DUF4339 domain-containing protein; the protein is MRSVKMLAESGGIDPSIGDRWYVSDGANAVGPVNLELIARGIEAGKVPLESFVRHEAWKVWRPLSEIAIVSVDSGVPTQRFVRAPETIPGMTDDITEPGRPVFPDEIMPADAFAGAADLDDALLLLMNAAVLRARADAALVHVVRPDGAMILYAHGAFGRDMLGQPTSMLDPVMTAAAVGSSIVAEPSPGPAGQALCARMLQLGVACEAAFMLPVLVHRRLAATLEVGRKAPALRASELAAVEKLVDALVAKAEADGWF
- the cobA gene encoding uroporphyrinogen-III C-methyltransferase, yielding MKADNQDLGGSVRGATQGISGTVYLVGGGPGDPGLLTLRGAELLGTADVVLHDELIHPSLLDLARPGALVRSVGKRGSDRESKQAKQEAIEAELVLHARAGKRVVRLKGGDPFLFGRGSEEAEALVRAGIPFEVVPGVASPLAATAYAGISLTHRDFASSVILVSGTGRSGERFDWSEIASVKGTVAVLMGMHNLGEVIAGLMGPGRRDPATPAAVIQWGTRAEQRVVEGRLEEIAGNARAEGIGSPGILVVGAVASLRRSLRWFDTRPLFGKRVLLVRPKGQAGATARQIRQRGAEAIEWPAIEIAPPPDPARVERLVGEMGDHDVVAFTSENGVEKLFEAIDAAGKDARVFGRSAIAAIGTGTAAALAARGIRADIVPPKDFRGEGLADAILAHAEVAKRLSEGKAVRVAIPRALVAREALPEILRAAGCAVDVVPVYETRKASPERRAQLVRMVEDKRIDVVLLTASSTVDGLCDALGEDAARLLGGVALASIGPITTATAEKRGLSVAVTAEVSTLGGLIEAVERHFAGSSAGSRGASR
- a CDS encoding site-specific DNA-methyltransferase, with protein sequence MSTTLETAASQLSAGQSLVLEPSDVEHVLQLAAASRLSPAVTMLDPWYNKGVGGQRADYRDYILRLLTLAGAVSPHVFLWGFPEIIAQFVERIPPPLSLGCWLTWYYKNNPSVIRGWRSSQMACLHLTRPDATLHPEHFLNEAQLEKKAQGKLRYMPGPTSVIEEPLIIGFIRKSEQTGHPSQKPVSVFEPLYRMTTKPGDLVLDPMAGSGTTGDAARKLGLRAILNDVSDDYVGLIEKRLGIRRTILQSGAPPPR
- the nhaR gene encoding transcriptional activator NhaR; amino-acid sequence: MEWLNYHHLLYFWVVAREGSIARASQELRLAQPTISGQIRVLEEALGEKLFARSGRNLVLTEVGRVVFGYAEEIFKLGRELQDTVKGRPTGRPLRFVVGVADVLPKLIAHRLLEPALHLADPVRIVCNEDKPDKLIAELSLHNLDMVLSDAPAGAGTKTKVYNHLLGECGSSIFAAPGLALETKRGFPAVLDGAPFLMPGEGTTLRRSLEQWFEQERVQPRVVGEFDDSALMKVFGQAGAGALAAPSVIEKEVKDQFGLRVLGRTEAVRERFYAITAERRIKNPAVAAIASEAREKIFG
- a CDS encoding Crp/Fnr family transcriptional regulator is translated as MDAPRVRIQRALKLCGLFEKASRATCEEAAEVAQIEIIPGGGPLVQQGLPVTSLAVLGRGRARLERTTADGQLVPLGYRGSGDLLGEACLAGADKHEESAVAMEESEVVRVPIDAIRGYLANDTALGLAVVGVMLSRQRETEDRIESLLFRDVEGRLAEFLLRSAERWGVPSPKGTLISAPITHLEIAQAIGSTRETVTLTLGALRREGLLDVMGRRLIVADREALAKRR